From a region of the Daphnia pulicaria isolate SC F1-1A chromosome 1, SC_F0-13Bv2, whole genome shotgun sequence genome:
- the LOC124336569 gene encoding OCIA domain-containing protein 1-like, whose translation MAESRTSLKPEEDVLSRRELYKFSPEELRVLKECNYESFYFRSLPLGTILGAVAFYGVKSGYLKGSTRWGSWPKIIIGASVGYFAGKLSYQTKCAEKLMTLPNSPLAEALRQRKGKNKGFQEVFTSEPINLGQSSYTSDAEGGNQPDYLQEIRSEDRSYDAPPTAVGLNDSFRPSMDSFVVSEQPLPSPVQSSSSYDDLRRRNREEFEQKRLDAYRKTDEIKTTPNVAPPPSSGYAGPQNLPTGSRTSDKKNLYGDVWEE comes from the exons atggcagaGTCTCGTACGTCTCTAAAACCAGAAGAAGATGTCCTTTCACGACGTGAACtatat AAATTCAGTCCAGAGGAACTAAGAGTATTAAAAGAATGTAATTATGAAAGTTTCTACTTCAGAAGTTTACCTTTGGGAACCATACTCGGAGCTGTTGCTTTTTATGGAGTCAAATCGG GTTACTTAAAGGGTAGCACCAGATGGGGTTCATGGCCTAAAATCATTATAGGTGCATCAGTTGGGTACTTTGCTGGAAAGTTGTCTTatcaaacaaaatgtgctgAAAAATTGATGACTCTTCCAAATTCACCACTAGCAGAGGCCTTGCGTCAAaggaaagggaaaaacaaaggTTTCCAAGAAGT GTTTACTTCAGAACCTATAAATCTAGGACAATCGTCGTATACGTCTGATGCCGAAGGCGGAAATCAACCAGATTATTTACAAGAAATAAGAAGTGAAGATCGGTCGTACGATGCTCCTCCAACTGCTGTTGGACTGAACGATTCGTTTCGACCATCGATGGATTCGTTTGTTGTCTCAGAACAGCCTCTGCCTTCTCCGGTCCAGAGTTCATCGTCGTATGACGATCTTCGTCGAAGAAATCGCGAGGAATTCGAACAGAAGAGACTGGACGCTTACAGAAAAACGGATGAAATCAAAACGACTCCAAATGTTGCACCGCCACCCAGCTCAGGTTACGCCGGTCCGCAAAATCTGCCAACGGGATCTCGCACTTCCGACAAGAAAAATCTTTATGGCGATGTTTGGGAAGAGTAA